ACACAATATGCTTAAGGAGAACAGACACCCAAAATGTACTGCCCAGGAGTGGTAAGCAAAGTCCTAAAATCCCTATGCGGAGGAAAGAGTCAAAGTGAGCTATGCATAATTAGCGGTAATAAACCAATGAGAAAAGAGAATAACATGAAAATATCTTGGAGTGCAAAGTCCTACCAATAAAAAAGTTCATGCATGTGAATTGCATGAGTTATATAAGATATGATTATTAAATAACACTCAAAGGTGATTGGAAAAGAACTAATAAATATGTAATTTGGATTTTTATAGTGTCAGACAGTGTAAGGGATAGTCAGAGCTTCATAGGAGAAATCCCCCGTGACCTGCCTACGCCCCAGGAGAAGGGAACTGGCCAGCACTTCTTTCTATATGCGATGGCAAGTAGCAAATAtcccaatggctggtgatggggcaGTAGACGTGGAGGGCTCAgagttacagagaattctttgccGGGTGTCTGGCCAAAATGCCCAGTGTCTAACGgaccaccatatttggggttgggaaggaatttccccccacatcagattggcagagagccTGGGGGTTTTTCGCTTTCCTCTGCGGTATGGGGCATGGATCGTTAGCAGATATTAAACTAGAATAAATGATGCATTCtctgatttgaggacttcagtaactcagcctaAGGTTAGGTGtcaattgcaggagtgggtggcaaGGTTCtgaggcctgcaatgtgcaggaggtcagactagatgatcgtgatggtcccttctggccttaaagtctatgagtcattTCTTACTTTAACCGTAATTGTAATGGCAAGGCAGGCTTTTGGTAGAAATAAGGGTTTGAATTAATCAACCTGAGGGTCTTGCACCCCAAGTCTGTGGCATTCTCACCCAACAATTAAATAGATCCATCATCTAATTATGAACCAATTGGCCAGAGTCATTCTCCTCCCCCAGTCTCAGAGGCTCATCCCAATTTCCCCTCCTAGGTCCCTTCTCGGTACCTTTGAACTTCCTCAGAGTCTCCATTACAGCAATAGTTTTCTGGGAGAAATCACTGAGTCTCACTTCCAGTTCAGGAGAAATCTCCCTTGGCTGCTGGAACTTCCCCTTCTCACATCTAGACAGAAACAATGTCACATGGTTATCTTTCATGTAGTGACTCATTATAAGTTCTGGCTAGTGAGCTGCTGCTCTAATGGGCCTGGAGCTACAATTCATCTACACCTCCCACCCTCAGAGCAGGTGCAACACAGCCCTTGGCCGTGAAACATTCCCACTTACGGTCCCATTAATATTCTTCGGCTCTCACCTGGAGAGACCAGCTCTGGAGATAAGAGGGGAATTGAGTCTCCAGGGAGAATTCACTCATTGGCCTCCATGCTCTGAGGGACAGGAGGTTCCCATGCAAAGTGCTGTAGAAATTGGTccactaggaactagactgagacaccaactcccccctccccagctcattcCATACAGATATCAGGAGGGAAAGTCTCTTGACCACTGCTGCCCTGGACTGAATAGTGACCAGTGCCCCAGCAGTGACAGGCCCGTATTCCATCCCCACAATCCTGAGGCAGCCAGTCCCACAGGTATGTGACATTGCTAGGAAATACTTTAGGTCAGTCTTTCCCAATGAAGGGATAATTCCCGAGTCTTCTATAAAAGGGTGAGAACGTGAGGATGAAGTTGATCAGAGAGATTTGTATCCAAAATATGACCTTTCCTCACACATTTGGCTGTAGAGCCCTGTGGAGATGCGGCTCTAACCATCTCCAAGCTCTTTCCCAGCATTGTGAAGTGTTTAGGGGAGTGAGAGAGCCACGTACCTGCTCAAGGTGCTTCTGACatcctagaggagagagagagaaaagaatctcAGTCCCATCTGACGCACACAGGGGATCCTAGGGAAGGGATTTAGCAAGTACGAGGAAAAGAACGCCTGCCCTGACCCAGAGCCATGAATCGCTGAGCTAATGGGGTTATTCCCATCTCTAATATCTCTGTTTCCGTAACACTGTAAAGAACAATAGTCGTTCACATGTCAGGAACGCACACGCTGAGTTACACTGAGATCTCCGACTGCTGGACCCAGCGCTTATGATTCAGGAGCCCTCCCTTCCCTGTGTGGGGATATGGGATGTTTCTCactcagtctcacctgcaggaattcactcgctggcttctgacacttcccctccatcTCACTGATCAGCTCACTGAGATGGGAAATCTGCTTGGAGAGTttactgacatttttattttgtatctTCACAATTGCCTCATgcagcttctccagctgggccagcaggagtcgctcttgttcctccaAGAACTgccgcagttgctgaaattcagacacaatcttcCGCCTCTCGGTTTCTGTCTGTTTCTAGAATAAATAAggaaagggctggtcaggaacaTGGATGAAGCCTGAGGGCCTTTCATACAGTCTTACAAGAGAGAGTTTCTTTACAATCTCTAACACATCTGTGTAGAGACCAGGACATGAGCTGTCAGGCCTGCTGCTCAGAGCTGCAGTTGGAAGTCAGGAACTATGGCCaaagtcagagctggagtcaaagTCAGGATCTCACCAAGGGCTGAGGACGGAGTCGAGCTCAGGAGACATGCCAAAGGCTGAGTCAGAATCAGTGTCAGGAGTCacgtgggggggtcagggctggagtcGGAGTCAGACAGCCACGCAGAGTCAGGCCGGAATCAGAGTCAGATAGCAGTACTCCAGGTCAAACCTCAGCCAGGAACAAAGCCAGGGCAGGGCCAAGCCAGAGGCCAGTCCAGCAGCAGACCAGGAGTTCACTCGGTTGTTTGGCCAACTTCCCGTGACTCCTGCTGGTGTAACTCGTGCATCTGAACGTCTGCTCCAATCAGGAGCTTTGTAGGCAGATCTTTTGGTGGGCCACAGTTCCactagcccctcccctgctggctcTGGAGAGCTGCTGGGTTGTGGTGACCGTCTGGGGCCCGTGGACTGGAGTTCAAAATCTGCAATCTTTCGCATTGTGGCACTGGACTCTATGTTCTCATCACACGGGAGAGGATTTTCTTACAGCTTCCCATTTGGCCCCAATGTCTCTTAAAGGGATGTCTCCATGTCTGACGTGGTTCGGACACTGTGTCCAATGGCCTCAGAGGGTACATCTAAACAGTAGCGAGCCTCCAAGCCCATGGCAACACTCAGGCTCTTGCAGCTCATGCTACCACACCaacaacagcagtgtagacattgggCCTCCAGCTGGAGCTACTGGGATATAATCAGTGTAGTCTGGGAGAAGTTTTGTGAACACCATAAGGAATAGTAATTAACTCACTAATTAAGCCACATCTTAGATGCTGCAGAAGGTGCTGTTGTCTTTCTCCAGGGAGAGAACATTTGTGATTCACACacctgtgtacacacacacacacacacacttagagtATCCCATgatcatggagaaacacacacaagcccacattCACCAAGGCCACAGAGAAATCTACCAGCAAACAACCCTCCCATCTCCATGTCCCAGCAGGTGAAGAACAACAGGCACCTACCAGATactcctggcttctcttctcTACAGCCTCTTTAAAtcccagcagcttttctctcttttccctcaGGGTCTGCAAATGGGCCTGGATTTTTTCCTGACAAACAGAAATGATTTAGTGGGTTTATTTTGAGGCTGACTGTCTGTTTGTAGGGGGCATTTTCCCACCTAAAATGCAAGATATGTCAGTCTTCCTAGCTAGACTAGGTGGGGGAGGTAACATCTTCTATTGGcacaactcctgttggtgagagaggcaagccttccagcttacacagagctcagcTCTGGGGAACATACTCTTTCCTAGAcctgagctctgtgtaagcttgaaagcttgtcactCACCCACAGAAGCTGGCCATGAgcagatataacttagagaattttttcacttgaccacagctcGGAGAGCCacctaccttgtctttctaatatcctgggaccaacacagttacaacaacactgTGTACAACAGTGGGTTCTTCTAGATGTAGAACATCAGAGACACCAAGGAAATGAAACCTTATTAATGGAAACTGGGAGTGTTTTATATTCAGAGTTGAGTTATTACGTCCACTTTctccattgatttaaattggCAGGAAACTGGTCTCACATGGTGGTGAATATTTAAGAAACAGTGATATCAATCCCAGAAGCCGCCGGGGAAGCCATATAGGTTGCAATGCTCAAAAGAACCCAACTCCATTGATTCTCAGCCCTGTACCCCTGGGGATGGGATGGGTTGGACACTGATCGAAGGCCTAGGGCAAACCCCATTAGATATGTTGATTTGTGTTAGGAACAGCTGGGGTTTTCCCTAGCGCTGTCCTAGCCCCTTTCCGTGGCAATGGCCTGTAGGTAGCTACCCCACCATCCCCAGCAAAGGTCCCGGAAGCAGTGGATTCTGAGAGATTTGCATAAGCTGCATTATGGGACTAAAGGAACCACTCTGGCTTGTCCTTGCCCACGTACAAACTAGAACAGTTCAGACTGACACTGGTCAGCTCCAGCCTGTGGTTAGTTTTGCTACAATCCAGTGAAATCCCAGTGGTTCTTGGCATGAACCTGAGCTGTCTGGAGCCCTTTTGTGTGTGGACTCAAGATGCTTGGAGTTCACATGGCGTTTAGCCCAGTGACCTCCTCTAGCGCAGGCCGGCAGCATCTGAGTTTAacccttcatggagcaacacagGAGTTCAGAATCCCAGTGGGAAACTTACTCTCCCTGCTGAGCCTGGGGCCTTTATCAAGGAGTCTTTTCCTCCCGCTGTCCGCACTTCATCACTGCTCAGTGCTGCTGAGGGGGTCAGCGTAGCCTAGTGCTTAGGATGCTGGACTGGGCCTTAGAAAAGTAGTTTatacccagctctgccactgacccactaaatgaccttggacaagtcacttcccctcactCAGCCTCGGTTTctcctcccaccttttgtctctcTTGTCCAGTTAGACTGTGAATggcccagggcagggattgtccctCACTGGGATTTGTGCAGGGCCCCCTACAATCGAGGTCAGATCTCATCTGgggtctgtaggggctgctggGATGCAAATAACAATTATAAACTCTATGATAAATCAGTAATAACAGCCATAGCATGTAactccctagggttaccatccgtccgtatttccccggacacgtccggcttttgcgtctctaaatagccgtccgggaggaattggtaacaaggttaaaatgtccggggtttttttctccctcgcctccctccctcccttccatgcagagtgtggctgctgattgggcggctaggccgattgacccactcccattggcctccagcagccagagccctcccctgctcccccctccctctctctgtagtcctgtgtaacacacaaaccgacccatgtggagccagaatggtaagaggagtgggggggggcagtcagggagtgggggagtgttggatgggtccccagcctccacctgccaccccccctccgtgcatccccccctccgtgggtccccccccccgtccctgtctgcctctcccttgtctgggtgtgctggctctggcagtacacgcagacaactgctgtctgctgcccccgggtcctagtgccccaatccactaatgggaagacaggctgcccttaccctgcccttccaccctagccctgagcctctccaacaccccaaaccccccagccttcatccccacacaccctaatcctctgctccatccctgagccccctcctgcatcatgaacccctcatccccagacccacagccctcacccctgcatcccctcctatccccaaactccctcccaatccccctcccccttcccacacaccccctcctgccctcaaacttcctcctaaagcctgcaccccctccctttgcaccgcctctcacccccaaactccatcccagagcctgcaccctcaccccctcctgcacacccaccccctgccccagcccggagcctgcacccagcacccaaactctatcccagaacctgcacccctcctgcaccctaatccccagcccaggacctgcaccccagacctcctccccccacccaacccccctcccagagccttaggcaggtggggtggggggttctgggcaccaccaaaatttctacaaccctgccacccatgcgagtggataagggtcagggcagtcaggggacaggtagggtcctggggggggggcagttagggtagggggttctcagcaggggacagtcaggggacaagaagcagggggggttggggttctgaggggagcagtcagggggtgggaagtgggagggagtggatggggcggggctagggcggggcttcccccccccagtgtcctcttttttgtttgtggaaatatggtaaccctaacatagaCTAGCCTGCAGCTCTGATCAAACCTTACTGATCATTTAACAACTTCCAGTCTGTAGTTCCCATAGTTCACTGGTGAAAGCTGGATTTGAAAAGGATTCAGCTGCTCAGAGAAAACTTTCCCATATCAGACAAATTTAAAATCCTCCTTTGTTGCCTTTCCTGCCAGGCTGGAGTATCATTCATTTCTACAGCATCTTTCATGCAATGAAGGCTACACAGAGCTGAATGATACAGTTACACCTGTCTTGGGCAACTTGTGATGCCACTAACATGTAATTAAAAGCCTAAGTTATTACCCATTAGACTGGACAGCTCAGtaccttgtactcctgggcagcTTCCTGTATGGGAACCACAGTGTGAGCGCGATGAGCCCGGGACTCTCTGCAGATcacacagatgggggtttgatcctcttcacagaacagtttcagagcctcctggtgttccccacacaccccgtcccctcctgctccctttgctaCCTGTAAACTCAGCCGTTTGGCGATTTCTACAacatttgccagctgcctgttgCGTCTCAGgtttctctgttgcacagtttctctgcactgagggcaggaggcggctgtatcggatccctcccagcactggctgatgcaggctcggcagaaattgtgcccacactcCAGAGTGACAGGTTCTGTGAAATACTCCAGACAGACGGGACATGTAGCTTCCTCCTGGAGACTTTCCACGgggttctctgcagccatggctccctcTGGGCAGTGGAACAGGGTAACAATGTATGTTTCAAATTTCTGAGTTCACATTATGCCCCACCTGCAGCAACAACTGGGTGTTTCCCTTCCTGGAACTGACTCGTTCTGTTGGTGAAGCAGGAATAAGCCCATTGTGAATTTCAGCCCTGGAGGCTTTAGTGAAAAAAGTACCACTAGGGCTCTGGTCCTGTAATCAGTCCATTAGCTTGTGTGGAGGGTCAGTGGGCTTTGACAGGGGCATCCGTGTCCCCCTGTGATGCTGAGCCTGCAGAAGCAGGGAAAAGATCTTAATCTTTATctaaaaagagaaaggaaaatgtttgtttttatatttaggTTCTTAGACCTTAGCTGGAGAACTCAAGCCAGAAAacaaactgtttcttttgtttctgaGTGATGAAGTTTAACTCTGGTCATGTTCTTAACCGTTTCTACTATGCCATGCGCCCAAGAAGCTTCCCATTTTATTCAAATGAGAGCTGAGATACTCATGGCatcacaggattccaggagctggggatttagGAAACACACTGGGTACTGAAAGACTCAAGGCTGCACTTCTGACTATTGAAGGTCCTTATCTGTCTCCCATCCTTGTACCATGTGTTTAGCCTCACAACATTGCTACGAGGTGATGAAGTGCTGTGACCCCATTTCAAAGAGAGGAACACCCAGAGCAGAGCAGTGATTGCCTGAAGCCACGCAAGAAGACTGTtatagagcagggaattgaacctcgGTCCTCCAGTCAGTAGGGGTTCTACCGCAACACGCTGGCCTTCCTCGGGTGGGAGATACCActcaccccacctccctgggccacttcctaccgtGTCCCCTGAAGCCGGGGTCCATATGTCATCGGGGTCTCCGAGCTCTTCAGTGAAGGGAGCTCCCTAAGCTTCTGAGTCCACTCCTGGGCAGGATCCTCCGCCACATGTCCTCCCTCCTCAGTGGTCAGCCGCGAATGAGCTGGGCCGCTCCCTTTTACATTGAGGCAGCACTTGGCACATACCCAGCATGGTTTGAGGGGTGCGACTTCCACCATCCGTAGTGTTGGGTTAACTCTTTCTTGCCTAGCATGGGGTATACACACGCCATCACAGAAGGATAAAGACAAAGATACACGCAGGGACAATACATCAGTAAAGTTTGTCTAATAAACCTCTGACTGACCCTCCCCACAATCACTGGGCCAGTCCTGTGCAGATTCGGCTGGTCACAGTGGACAGGAATCGAGAACATGGTGAGATTGAAAATAGATTATTTTCCTCAGGCCTGATCTACAATGCTCAGGCTGCCTCTGAATACCCAGTCATGTTGTGTGTTCAGGGCCCAGCTGCCCAcagcccttcccctctcctggtCTGTTTGTGTTCCCTAGAGAAACTTCTCCACTTGTGACCGCTGCTTCTAATCAGAGCCCTTGGGAGGAAGAGATGAGAAACAGAGAAACAAACATCTCTCCCTCACCCACAATCTCTGCCAGTCCTTGCTCCTGATCTGGTGGGGAAATACAGTAAAAAAGAGTCTGTTTGGATTCTAAGCTGGCGAAGTTGcttcctccccagcagctcccacagctGGTTGGCTCAGGTTTAATAAGCCAAATTGCACCTATGTGGACAGTGGCTGAAAGTCCGTATGTGGTTGCTCAGGGGCAAGGTTGGAATGTGCCGGGATCTCGGCCTGGTCCCTAGTGGGGCAGGTCTCCCGTCATACATAAACATAGCTAGTAACTAGTCAGCCTGGCTAGTTCAGTGGGTTGAAcatcagacttttaatctgagggtccagggttcaagtccctggtcagGCAATGAACTATTCCCCAATATCTCTTTGGAGACCTCCTTGATGTTACTTGGGGGagcaatagctcagtggtttgagcactggtctgctaaacccaggggtgtgagttcaacccttgagggggccatctggggcaaaaaaagtagttggggactggtcctgctttgagccgggggttggactagatgacctcctgaggtcccttccaaccctaatattccatGATTCCATGAACCTCTGTGCTGATTGGCCCCCTTGTCATCAGTCTCAGGGGAGAAACCAAGGGCTCAATGGAGTGTGgagctcctctctcccccaggcaggggtgtataatttttggtgatgCCCAGAACAGGTACAGTTCCCCTCCACACCCCCCaactgcctaaggctctgggatggtGTTTGGGTCTGGgaaggatgcaggctctgggagggagtttgggtctgggaggggtgcaggctctgggagggagtttgggtactaCGTgcaggcagtgggttggggcaggggattgggatgcaggagtgggggttggggggtgctggctactgggtgtgggctctggcaggTAGTTTGGGTGCTTggtttgggctctgggctgggacagagagttggggtgttggagggggcatGAGGCTGGGCcatggatgaggagtttggggtgcagcaggcaggctgccgcagggctgggggtcagagaggactccccacaaccctctccccaccagcagcagagaGCTCTGGGGGAGcagtccccctcctctcccctcctggcACGACACTCACCCAAGGCCCCCTCAGAATGCtactcaggaggtccagccaggataagccccccACCCGGAGTTGACTTGGAGTCACctactgggggggtggggctgccctgcACCTTCTCCCTCCACAGCTGTAGCAGCCACCTCAGCCTGGCCCTGGCACTGCTCCCTtgtagccagcagcagcagtggccagCCAGGGAGCACAgcgtggagctgcagggggcagtgatGCTCGGGGGAGGCGCACAGGGatggcaggcggggccgggggagagacctggccccgaACGACTGTGaagccaccctgcccccagccctgaatttgctggagcccaggaacGCCTGCCCCCACTCAGGCTGGGGCCTTTTGGCTGAGGGCAGCATATGTGAGGGCAGCTGGCATTGGGTCTCCTGCCTTGCCCAGGTACGGGGTAAACAGAGAACTGCGGGCCCCAAGGGGCTCAGGCCACTCGTCCATTGGGGGGACGAAGGGGGGGGTGCATCTGGGAGCCTGGAAGAAGCCACCTGAGAAGAGGAAAATCAAGTGTGGTGGGGAAGCCGTGAAGATAGCTGGAGAAGCTGCTGGGGATGTAGCTGGTTCTCTGGAACTGATGTGGCAGGACTTGAACAACGTGGCTCAGGGAGATAATGTTGCGACTGAGGTGAGTAAAGCAGATCCACACCTGTGACTGCCCCAGCCCGGCTGTTCCCTGGCTGCTGTTGGCTGAAGGATTTTCTTTAAGGGGAAGGAAGTCACTGCTGCTCCCTTGCTGCTAGagtgaccagagggcaagtgtgaaaaatcgggacaggggatggggtgtAATAGGTACCTGTAGAAGAGAAAGCCCCcgaaatgggactgtccctataaaatcgggacatctggtcaccctagttgctgctgcagtgatgagctgccaaaatattaacaaccggttccctcctcctcaccccacaagggggtcgtgccccatccaaccccccacattCCTTGacacccccgggacccctgcgccatccaccccccttccttgtcccctaactgccccctgcctccccatccaacccctcctctcattcctgatggcccccgggacccctgccccatccaaccgccccttctctctgtcccaactgcccctggaacccctgcccctgactgccccccaccgccccatccaacaccccttccttcctgagtgcccccccaggacccttgcccccattcaattccCCTTTTCCCTGCCATCTGACAGCCCCGAGTCCCGACCCtaatccacccccccccaccccccttaccacactgcctggagGTGGGGCCTGTGCCATCCGGAgtcggggccgggagctgggggctgggagctgctggccgGCCCAGAGTCGGGGCCCAGCCCGGAGTCGGGGCCaggggctggtgctgggggccAGCCCAGAGGCGGGGGCCGGCCCAGAGTCAGGGGCCGGCCCGGAGCCAGCCAAGAGTTGGGGCCGGGGGTTGAGCCAAGGGCAGGTCCAGATCCGCTGTCTGGCCCGAAGGCGGGGGCTGGCCCGGAGTCAGGGCCGGGGCCGCCCGGAGCCGCGCGGCAcctggagccctcctcgcgccccctgccccagctcacctgcaggaagctgctgcttccttctcagccctctcaggcttcccgcgcgaacagctgattcgcgggacgCCGGGAGGAGGAgccttcaggggaggaggcggaggcggagccggagccaggtgagctggggccgggggcagggcagggagctgctggagcttttGTTCAAtttaaaagtccttttagaaccgggacaaccagttctaaaagggcttctacatttaacaaccggttcccgcgaaccggtgcgaaccggctccagctcaccactgtgcTGCTGCCTGTATTTCTTCAGATTTGTAGTGATCCATCAAACACATTCACCCTGCTGCTGGCTCAGGTACCTGGGTCTTTCTCTCTGTATTTCAAAGCAGATGAGCgttataatagtaataaaaaaaaatcataaatggcAGGATACAATACAccgctaccctgatataatgcgacccgatataacatgaattcggatataacgcggtaaagtgcgctccggcggatcagcacatcagcgtgtctggctccgacacgctgctctgagcggcgTGTTAAGGGTGGGAGGTGGGTTGGCAAGCGCGGTGAGGAGGTGAACGGCAggcaggaagggggtgaggaggcaggcaGGCGGGAAGATGGCGAGCAGGAGAGCAGCGGTCGGGAGATGCGGGGAGGCGTGCTGGACAGATAGTGAGATTAGCAGGGAGGCGAGCGGCAGGCAGGTGGGCGGgtaggtggggtgaggaggcgagtggtggcCAGGCGTGCTGGGCAGACAGTGAAGAGACTAGCagggaggctgatttgtcccgggccctgcacccctctaggGACGGCTccgacacgctgctc
The window above is part of the Chrysemys picta bellii isolate R12L10 chromosome 12, ASM1138683v2, whole genome shotgun sequence genome. Proteins encoded here:
- the LOC112061430 gene encoding zinc finger protein RFP-like, producing MAAENPVESLQEEATCPVCLEYFTEPVTLECGHNFCRACISQCWEGSDTAASCPQCRETVQQRNLRRNRQLANVVEIAKRLSLQVAKGAGGDGVCGEHQEALKLFCEEDQTPICVICRESRAHRAHTVVPIQEAAQEYKEKIQAHLQTLREKREKLLGFKEAVEKRSQEYLKQTETERRKIVSEFQQLRQFLEEQERLLLAQLEKLHEAIVKIQNKNVSKLSKQISHLSELISEMEGKCQKPASEFLQDVRSTLSRCEKGKFQQPREISPELEVRLSDFSQKTIAVMETLRKFKDILPAKLEIRRVEPLEAHRQANVTLNPDTAHPQLVLSEDRKSVNGGDTRQRLPNNPGRFDTVYYVLGCEGFTSGRHCWEVQVGDGRFWAVGVARESVKRKGWISRSPEDGIWAVGLWKGQFQALTSPETRLPWRRVPKRIRVCLDCDQGQVTFITAGDKAPIFTFPPGSIPGERILPWLWVGDKDTWLILYP